The Chrysemys picta bellii isolate R12L10 chromosome 24, ASM1138683v2, whole genome shotgun sequence genomic interval CACGCCCCCAGCCCACCGTGTGCCCGGGAAGCACACCCGCTCCGAAAGCAGCTGAGTTTATTGACGGCGATTGCTGACCAGGAGGAAGCGGCTCTACACGCCTCTGACATGAGATTACATACATGCAAtcgttaaaaaaaaacccaccagcctCACTTCCCAACACCggcatgtgccctgctgctgggtgGGCTAATCCAGGGGACCCCAGTcatcccacccccgcccccagcagccaAAGCACATTCCCGCCTGTCCCAAATTCCTGGCCAAGGAGAAACTCAGGGACCATCTAAAACTAACCCTTGGTTCTTGGCCAACTGACAATTTTAACGGCCTGCTGAGGCCACGTCTGCAGCCCgaccccttcccccagagctgcAGGTCGGAGACGTGTCcccccggggccagctgctcGTCAGCAATGAGGCTGAGCTGAGCGGCACCTGCCTAACGAGCGATGCAAACGGCTGGCCCCTACCCAGCCTTCTGCAGTGAGCTCCACATGCTGGGGTCTTCGGCTCTCCCGTAGCGGGATCAGGGGCAGGGGCGCCACCCCGACACCATGGCTTGGCCTGGCCTTCGGCCTGGGATCACAGCATGGGAAGAGGCAGCGGATCAGGGCTGCCCTGCTGGCATCTCTGACATGCTGGACACTGATGAGGCTCTAATGAGCTTAATGAACCTAAACCCGAGCTCTGCTCAGCCTGGCCTCACCCGAGCGCCCCGATTCCGCAGCTGCAGAGGGGCCAGGTGCATTTCCCTGCTGCTCAGGCAGTTAAAGAgctggggggcggcaggggacAGTGAAGGGGCGGCAGGGACCCAGGGCAGTCCTTGCTCCTCACGATCTTCAGGGAGGCAGCTACGCAGCCCCCGGGGAGGTGGGTGCAGCACCATCCGCCTCcccagctgcagagagagggcGATTTGCAGGTGCCTGTCGGTGGGCAGAGAGGCCTGGAGGACGAACACCTTCACCCCTCGCCGGGAGCTCAGAGCCCACCTTCCAGCGCCGGCCTACAGGGAGGAACTGCGGGGAGACAGGCTGGGGCATTCTGCGGCCCAggtggagaggggaggaaggtgCTAGGTAGTGTCATAATCTTGGGGTGGAGAGAACGCTCCCCTCCAGGGTCAGGGCAAGGGTTACAATGGGCCAAATAGAGGTTGGGCCGGTGAGGCCTTCGCAGGCCCCTGCCAAGACAAGGAGTGTGTTTGCCGAGAGTTTTGTCTAGCCTGTGGTTTGGGAGCAGAGACCAGGCCAGGGCTCCCGGGGCACGGTCTGGGCGAATCCTGAGTTCAGACCAGCCGTCCAAGGCCGCCTTCCCCCTCCAGGCAGCAGGGATGGGCCAGGCGTCTTCACTGCCCCCAGTGACCATCCCTGGCACCGGGTCCTCGCCATGCTGCCTAGTGTGGCCAGGGGCCGAGCCCCCCACCCACTCCAGGAGCTCCCTCCCATCAGCAGGCTTCGTGCCAACGCCCCAGAGCTCAGGAGAGGGTGGATGCGCCATGGGAGcgaggtggcgggggaggggaggccaggCCTTCAGCCGTCCATGGAGCCGCTGCCCTTGTTCTTGCGGCTCAGCGGGAAGCCGGACTTGCTCTGCGGCTGCGTCATCTTGCTGGCCAGGTAGGTGAAAGGCTCGATCAGCGTCCGGCGGTCGGCCACGGACACCTCCCACAGCTTCACCTTCTCGCCCTTGGCCCAGTGCTGGGCCGCGTCGTGGTCCACACGCCGCTGCTCCTGCAGGTCGCTCTTGTTGCCCAGAACCACAATGGTGACCTGCACGAATACACGCAAACGGAGCACGCTCAGGGCCGGCTgcctggccctgcagcctgggccaGGCCCCGGGACAAGGCTCCTGCGGATTTCACCCCCAGCACGGCGGGCTCTCCGGTGATGTCTCTTTCCCTTTGGCGCCTTCCGTCCAGATTCCCTGCTGTGCTCGGGCTCCCGGCCCAGCCTTCGCCCCCGCCCAGGCGGCCAGCTGAGCAGCAGAGCTGATGGGCCCCAGAGGGTCCTGCCCAGTTCCCTGTGGCCGGAGCTTGGGCAGAGGCTACCTGGGTCTTTCCGAGGAGGAGATAAGGGGATTTGGGATTTCCCCAAACGGGATCAGGTCACTGGTCCCTCCCATGTGTCCCCCCTCCGCTGTCACCCCCAGCCGACACTAGAGCCCCACCGGACGGCCAGCGTCTCCTCCCTTCTGTTCAAGCAGGCCTGGCTGGTCGTGCAAGGCTGCAGGTGGCAAGGAGCAGTCCCTCCCTGAGCCCACCGGCTTTCTAACCCCGGTTTGCAGAGCGACAAACATCGGGGTCTGAGCGCAAGCACCGGCCAAGCACTTGCAAACTCAGCCCCTTGCTGGCTGATTTACAaatcctgggggaggggaagggaagggcaaGGAGAGGAGAAAAAGCAGAGCGACCTTGAACGTGGTGCTGGACTGACAGCGCTGGAGACCAACGGCCGCTGCTGAGAAGGGGAAATCCAAGGAGCAGAATGCAACACCTCCCCTGAGGCCGCCACCCCACACGCACACTGGCTCCATCCCTCCCTGGAATACCACCCCCAGCTCAGTCTTTATGGCCTGTTTGCTCACGGCCCCTGTGCTGAGTATCCGAGAAAGAGGGCAgccggtgtgggggaggggatccccCGACTCACTTCCTACGGGACATGGACAAGCCACCAGAAGGAAGCGCACTCCCGGCTGGGCAGGACTAGGGAGCTGTAGGGGAGGAGGCTCCGTCCCCCGTTCCCAGCCCGCCCCGTGCTCCGGTACCTGTGGAAAACCTCCTCTGCGCCTATGGCAATGCCTCACCTCCTTCTTATCCTTGCACTTGTCGATTTCCTTCTTGAGCAGCTCCACCCTCTTCAAAGAGTCCTTGCTGGCGGTGCTGTACACCAGCACGTAGCCGTCCGTGCCGGAAAAGCAGTGCTTGGGGAGCTCCACGCCCTCCCGCAGGCCCCGGGTGTCGTAGAATCGCACCTGCTCCCGCACCCCGCGGTCCGTCTCGATCGAGCCCACGTAGATGTCCTCCTGGGTCTCTATCATTTCGGAACCTGCGGGGAAGCAGGCGGGCGTGGGGTAACGTGGCGAGCTGGGCTGCGCTCTGCCGTGACGCAGGAGCCTCCTCGCAGTGTCCACTGGGCTGGGAGTCGGGAGGCCTGCGTTCTATTGCGGGCGCTGCCACTGACCTGCGGCGTGACCGTGGCCAagtcccgcccctgccctgtgcctcagtttcccctcccagcctttgTCTGGTCTGTTCAGActgggagctctttggggcagagcctGGCACAAGGGTGCCCCGAGCTTGCCTGGGGCCCCTAGGTACTACCACATAATAGCAGCTCCTTGCCTAGGCCTGTCTCGTACTCTGCTCCTTGTTCGTTCAGGTCTCCCGCAGCTGTGTTTAGAGCGGCACCGCTGGGGCAAACTGCCTGTAGACGGGAGCCGCTGGAGGCAGCGTCCCCAGGTTTTTTTCTCTGTACTCTCCCCACCTGGGACACTAGCATCCAAACCTGCGTGTCACTGCACGACCCTGTCTGCCTCCATCACGTCTATTACACACGTCTATTTTAATTGCAAGGGGCCGAGCAGTTCCACTAGAGTTTGTTCTGGAATGCTGGGAGGTTGGTGCTAAtttattattgtagggtctctcgtcAGCAGCTGGGCTAGGCACTGATTTGTTATGGTCAGGGGGCTGGTCTTTACGAAAAGCCACAACAGAGCCGTTTGGCATTAAGCCCGTGAAGAATGATGGGGGCTGCAGGACGCCCCCTTGCTGGTCACCCCGCCCGACCCCCACACTTACCAACCACATGGTTCCCATAGAGGAGCTGCTCCAAGATTGATGTTTTTCCGACTGAGGCTTGGCCGCAAACCACCACCTTGCAGCTCTTCCCCATCTGGGGTCTCTTTCCTGGGGACGGAAGAGCGAGACGTTGGAGCTGGAGGAATACGTCTTCTCAAAGTCGAGGCAACTGGGCAATGCCACGTGGGCTGGAGCTTGGCAAGGTTTCCTGGGCCCTGCCCGGTCTCCCCGGTGCTCAGCgctctgcactgccccagggGAGAGAAAACCCTGGAAacctagggctggaagggaacgcCAGAAGTCATCTCAGCCACCCCACTGCACTGAGCCTTGTCCCTTACTCCTTGGGCCAGCGGGGGCCCTAAAGTGACACTAATGGGCCCCCTTCACAGACGGTGGCTGGGACACCAGCCCCTTGGCTAGGTGCGTGGGTCACTGCCCAGCGCTGATGCTAGGGGGGAACCTCAGGGCAAGTTACATTAGGCTGGAAGAAATAACGAGGGGTCCGAACCGCAGCTTTGCATCCCAGCACGGTCAGTCCTTGAAGGTTCCCTCATCCCTCCCAGGCGACATTTGGTCAAGACCTCAAAAGCTGAGCTCCCATCTGCAGGAGCAATTAACAATTCCTTGGGGCACTTCTGGTAAGAGGCAGGACTTTCCTGGGGCCCCtggcccaaactccctcctcctcccacagtTGTGCTGCAGGGttgccaccctcctccccagaggaAGCTGCATTTCAGGGTGAGTTGCGTGGTATGTGTGGCCGGGGTGGGGACGGTAAAATGGTTTTCACAACCAGATGAGGGCGTTGGGAGAAATTCGAGCCCAAAGGGGGCAGAAGGAAAGACGCCGGTGCAGGTCTGCCACTGGACTAAGGCTCAGGAGATTGCGggtccgttcccagctctgccacagactccctgggtgaccttgggtgagtctctTCACCTCTCTACCCGATGGTTCCCCATCTACCAAAGTTGGGCcattctccccttcctccatcaATGTTTTTTTGGCTCATATACGACCAGGCCAGGGACCAGGAAAGCAGCTAGAACAAGGCACTCAGTGATCCACTAGGTcttttccctctccccagcccccttctccccagcctgtgATCTGTGCTGGAGCCCCCCTGTTCTACACAAACGCACGCGCCTTCGGGAGATTTCGGCCCGGGGACGAACCAACCACCTAAAATCCTAGCGAAGCTGAAGAGCAGATGTGAAAGTGGGCACAGGCTCAGGGGGCTGGAATCGCCGCAAGGCTGGGGCGCGAAGTATCACAGGATTTAGGCTGCCCGGGCCCTGATCCTCACTGCAGCCTTGGCATGATAACAAGCCCAGCTGGCCTCTGGCTGCACCGGACTCACAGAggcagctggctctgggctggaggcttTAAGCGTCTGTGAATCGTGTATCTCCCCCCACCCAGATGGCACAGCAAATCTCCGGTGAGAGGGGTCTCTACCTACCTGCTCAGGACAGCTGTCTGTCTGCTTTCTCCTCTTCCTAAATCTTCAGGCTTAACTGACTCACATCACAACCAAGGAAGGGGAAATCCGAGAAAGCAAGACAGGGCACCTGAGAGCCGAGCCAGCAGGATAGCACCATCTAGAGTTGCAGAGGACAGGTTGTGTAGTGCTTTCCCCTCTCAGTACAATGGACAAACAAGCCAGAGCGGCGTTACCTAATAATCTAACTCCAGACGCACACCCAAAGGTTCATCCCTGACCATGTTCTTCGTAACTTCATAGGGGGGGAAAGCCTGCAAACTCTTTCACGAGCATTGAAGAGAACTGGCAGGCAGAGTTGTAGGAAAGAGGTCTGTATTGAGCTTGCGTAGTGGCCGGCGTTAGCAAGATGAGCGGTCTGTgcttgtctggcagcctcctgaTCCCCAGCTTGCAGGCCTGCAGCCCTGGTGCCCCACTGAAGCGGGTCTTTCCTgaacccctcccccttcctccccatcatACTTCACCAGCCATGgtgcaaacagggccggctccaggcaccagcttaacaagcaggtgcttggggcggccaagggagaggggcagcacctgcggcaattcgggggcggcaggtccctcattccctttaggagtgaaggacctgccgctgaactgccgccgccaatcgcggctttttatttttttttcccaattgccgccgatcgcgatcacggctttttttttttttttttttgcttggggcggcagaaatgctggagccggccctgggtgcaaaTATGACAAGAAAAATGGAAACCGGGGCCACTTCAGGCAACTAATGGCCACATCGTCCATTTAaggaaaagctttttttaaaaacagcaacttTCATGTCTGAAAATATGGAGGGAAAGTTccccccgctcagccccccctcccaccaGCCTGATCTTCTTTTCTTTGAGATTCCAGATGGTTTTGAAGAAAGCGAAGCTTTCTGGCTGCAAATATCCTGAAATCTAGAGTGACAGTCTAGCCCCCACCCAGCTTTAAGAATATTTGAGATGACATCTCAGTTGCTGAAGGCTCACATCAGGGCATTGTTGCGAGAGAAAACAAGCGATGGCTTTTAAAAGGCATCATTACaatgactaatttttttttaattatatgtcAAGCACCTGGAGAAGCGCTAGGCAGCTCCCAAAGCGAGCAAAGACGTGCCTCCTGTTCTGGAGAATGCACAACCTAAATGCAATCCAGCACCATCCTGCAAGGAGAACTGCATGGGCTGATCCCTGCACCAGCGTGGAGCCCCACTGGAGCCAATGGGGTTCTGTGGGCATGCAGGGGTCCACCTGCACAGTTCTCTTTTGCAGCAGGACCTAAGTCGGCAACACCATGGACAAGGGCAGGCCAGGAAGGACAAGGGCAGGTCAGGAAGGACAAGGGTCACAACAGAAAGATCACATCGATATGCAAgaaagacctgatcctgcaatgagctctgtatAGGCAGGCCCTGCTGAGCATCCGTATTCATTGCAAGCTCAGGGCCTAAGGCAGCGGTTCTCAgcctatttaccactgtgggctgCACAcgcagctctctctgtgttatggGGGCTGCATCCAAGCAATAGATATACTACCTGTCTGGCCTGGAGGACGTCACCTGGGCTGCagttgtgtgctgattgggccgcaagcgggctgcgggttgagaaccactggcctaaggCACGGGCAGAGCTTGATGTTTAGGAACCTAATTATTTGTAATTGATTGTTATCCGTGGATGTGGTTACAGCGACAGTTTGGTGCCAGGGGGCGGTGGTTTAGCGGGAGGATGCCTTCGCACGGCAGTTTACTATTTACACCATGATCGTTGCCATTTGCTATCAGCTGTGTCACAGCAGGACCTAGCAGCGCCCTTCGGGGATCAGGGACGCGTTGTGCCAGGCGCCGAACAGACACCCCCCAAGAGCTCGTCATGCTGCATCGCCGCGTGCCCCCACGTCCAGTGTCACTCTCCACCCAGCATCCGCTCCATGTTGGGCCAATCTCAGGTAAgtcatcccccctccccgccccggctGGCCAGGTCACCCCGGCTGGCTAGGCCACCCCCATTCCCAGGCAgggctcccccatcccccctcagGCTGGCCAGgccacccccattcccaccccccctcAGGCTGGCCAGgccacccccattcccacccctattcccaggcagggctcccccatccccccccccaggctggccaggccacccccattcccatccccCTCCAGGCTGGCCAGgccacccccattcccacccctattcccaggcagggctcccccatccccccccccaggctaCCCCCATTCCCAGGCAGGgcacccccattcccaccccccctcAGGCTGGCCAGGCCACCCCTATTCCCATTCCCAGGCAGGGctcccccattcccatcccccccccggctccccaggCCACACCcattcccatcccccacccgtgGGAGATTGGCCCTTCTGGCCCCTCATGCGCCctctctgtgccccctcccctggcGGCGGGCGGGCCCCTCTTGACGGACCGCGGCGGCCTCTCTTCGCTCCCGGAAGTCCATGTCTCTTCCGGTTCCCCGctgccccctctcttcccccctccccaggtgcCCGGCCCGGCTGTAagatggcggcggcggcggccgaGTGCGATGTGATCATGGCGGCGCCCGAGGGGCCCGGGCTGCTGGGCGGCGAGGAGGCGACTCGCAGGTAGCGGGGGccgaggggcggggccggggagggggtttgtccgggggggggtctcagtcaccgacccccccccccccgcgtgcgGGGCCCcgtgaccccccccccggggcgcCCCATTCCCGGGGCTTGTCTCCGCTGCGTCTCTCGGGGCGGCCCCGgtctgtgtcggggggggggggggggggcctctcaggcaggcaggaccccccccccccgcacacacaccggCCCCTCGGTTGGGCCTGCAGCGGGGGGCGGCTGCCCCGAGTGGGGGgcgctaaccccccccccccaggctggtgAAATCTGCCCCACGGCGGGGGGGGCCCGGGgaccctcgggggggggggtgcctggctccaCATACCCGGGCGAGATGCATTtttctgccaccccccccccttgaatGTTTTTGTAGGGTCTTCGCTGTGGCCATTTGCACAGGGTCCTGCGGGCACTTGGTGCTTTGCGCCCGAGCCCTCGCGCTGACCCCAGAGCGGGATTTCTCCAGCCAGCGCCCTCCTGCCTGGGCAGAAAGCCCCTGTCTCCAAGCTTGGACCGCCTAACGCATGAGGGGTGCCGGGGCGGGGGGATCGGTTCCCGGGGGGGAGCAGGCTCTGCTGGGGTCGACCGGACCAGTCCGAAGAGAGACGGCAGCCGCGACCTTTTTAACGCGTCCTGTACGGGGTCTGCAGGACTGAATTCAGCCCCggaacaggggggctgggagtggagtcAGTGAACTTCTTAAATTCAGTCCAGGGCTGCCCTTTACTAAGGGAGGTGAGGGATGccagatggggggaggagggcctgcagctccctgcaTGTGATGCTTTGTTTCAGAAAGGCTGTGGCTGCCTGTCGGATGCTAAGCTCTGTGGCCTTTGCTGGACGTGCCCCTATATGAACGGCAGGGGGGGGTCCAGTCACTGTCTGTTTTATAGAAAAGGTTCAATCTTCTTTTGGTCAAACTTTGTGCAGTACAGCAAACCTCAGCCTGCTGGATGGTGCCCGTTGGCCTACAGTGACGGCACCATCTGAGAGGCAGCAAATCTGGGCTTCCTTGGACTTGGCTTTGGGCTTTCAGCGTGTTCCATCGTTTCTGCCTTGGGGCAGTATTGACTAGCGCCCGCAGAAGCCTTTCTTTGCCAGATTGAGGTCTGCTCCGGAGAGGGAGCTAAAGGGTTAAAGTTGTGGTGGAGGGGGGAATCGTCATGGCTCAAAACCCTTGAAGAAGGTTCAGATCCTTTTCCCTTCTCTAACTCCTGGGTCTGAGGACGTCACGGATCCTTATTAATTGCACCTGCCTGTAACAGAACAGTTACTGTTTGAGATTTTTGATAGCATGGAGTCCTGCTCT includes:
- the NKIRAS2 gene encoding NF-kappa-B inhibitor-interacting Ras-like protein 2, giving the protein MGKSCKVVVCGQASVGKTSILEQLLYGNHVVGSEMIETQEDIYVGSIETDRGVREQVRFYDTRGLREGVELPKHCFSGTDGYVLVYSTASKDSLKRVELLKKEIDKCKDKKEVTIVVLGNKSDLQEQRRVDHDAAQHWAKGEKVKLWEVSVADRRTLIEPFTYLASKMTQPQSKSGFPLSRKNKGSGSMDG